A stretch of Girardinichthys multiradiatus isolate DD_20200921_A chromosome 20, DD_fGirMul_XY1, whole genome shotgun sequence DNA encodes these proteins:
- the rad18 gene encoding E3 ubiquitin-protein ligase RAD18 isoform X1: MAQHIHEDLPASLGCLKNVDALLRCPICFDFLNITMMTKCSHNFCSLCIRKFLSYKLHCPICNAQMTEQDLRNNRLLDDLVVNFQAARQQLLKANFESPPISPKTPASASKCKTPREKSQNPSSSILNHFFQKKSRTSPGKDTHQDVQCGQVQRTPSRNAKVQRSGKSQMSVVVKEEPVDPEDPSIKALMSVKQEDTALHAAAFEMAHSSSPSNEVKPVIKVECPVCSVSMVQHLVNKHLDTCLSSGEKKESLRSSQGTTMRPMAKVVYNLLSVQELKRRLKECHLSKQGSREQLIKRHQEFIHLYNSQCDSLEPKSVKEIAREVEANEKMRNQLQKTRPVMLFSKKQSEKEIDEMHSNYRMQHSSDFSRLIAQVRGRLQSTRQACAKQEVNVEKEEPQSSNSSERNHSVAVKVEDVEDDVGPSARGMELSSSPSFSDVSISSSISDIFGPESSLNLEDTVKSSFQKRTSSSSGSTAEMSPATGKRRRKT, from the exons ATGGCCCAACACATCCACGAGGATTTACCAGCTAGCCTTGGGTGTTTAAAA AATGTTGATGCCCTGCTCCGCTGTCCGATTTGCTTTGATTTCCTCAACATCACAATGATGACTAAGTGCTCCCACAATT TTTGCTCCTTGTGCATCAGAAAATTTCTTTCCTACAAGCTGCATTGCCCAATTTGTAACGCA CAAATGACAGAACAGGACTTACGGAACAACCGTCTGTTGGATGACTTGGTCGTTAACTTTCAAGCTGCAAG gCAGCAGTTGTTAAAAGCTAACTTCGAATCTCCCCCAATCTCACCAAAGACCCCAGCTTCAGCTTCCAAATGCAAAACCCCCAGGGAGAAGAGCCAGAATCCCAGCAGCTCCATTTTAAATCACTTCTTCCAAAAGAAGTCCAGAACATCTCCTGGTAAAGACACTCATCAGGATGTGCAGTGCGGACAAGTACAGCGAACACCAAGCCGCAACGCAAAGGTCCAACGTTCTGGAAAATCTCAAATGTCAGTGGTAGTAAAGGAAGAGCCGGTGGATCCGGAGGACCCATCTATCAAGGCTCTGATGTCCGTGAAACAGGAGGACACAGCTCTTCACGCTGCTGCGTTTGAGATGGCACATTCCTCATCACCATCAAACGAAGTAAAGCCTGTAATCAAAG tcgAGTGTCCCGTGTGCTCTGTAAGCATGGTGCAGCACTTAGTCAACAAACATCTGGACACATGTCTTTCCAgtggggaaaagaaggaaagCCTGAGGAG CTCTCAAGGCACCACCATGCGTCCAATGGCAAAGGTGGTGTACAACCTCCTTTCAGTGCAGGAGCTGAAGAGGAGGCTGAAGGAGTGCCATCTGTCAAAGCAGGGTTCTCGGGAGCAGCTGATCAAAAGACACCAAGAATTTATCCACCTGTACAACTCACAGTGTGACTCCCTGGAACCTAAATCAG TTAAAGAGATCGCTAGAGAGGTGGAGGCCAATGAGAAGATGAGAAATCAGCTGCAGAAAACTAGACCC GTCATGCTTTTCTCAAAGAAACAGTCTGAGAAAGAGATTGATGAGATGCATTCAAATTATA GAATGCAGCACAGCAGCGACTTCTCCCGGCTAATTGCACAGGTCCGAGGCCGACTGCAGAGCACCAGACAAGCGTGTGCTAAACAGGAAGTAAATGTGGAGAAAGAAGAACCCCAATCATCAAACTCTTCAG AAAGAAACCATTCTGTAGCGGTGAAGGTCGAAGATGTAGAAGATGATGTGGGTCCGTCTGCAAGAGGAATGGAGTTGTCATCCAGCCCCAGTTTTAGTGACGTGTCCATCAGCAG TTCTATTTCAGACATTTTTGGTCCAGAATCTTCCCTAAACCTTGA
- the rad18 gene encoding E3 ubiquitin-protein ligase RAD18 isoform X2 produces the protein MAQHIHEDLPASLGCLKNVDALLRCPICFDFLNITMMTKCSHNFCSLCIRKFLSYKLHCPICNAQMTEQDLRNNRLLDDLVVNFQAARQQLLKANFESPPISPKTPASASKCKTPREKSQNPSSSILNHFFQKKSRTSPGKDTHQDVQCGQVQRTPSRNAKVQRSGKSQMSVVVKEEPVDPEDPSIKALMSVKQEDTALHAAAFEMAHSSSPSNEVKPVIKVECPVCSVSMVQHLVNKHLDTCLSSGEKKESLRSSQGTTMRPMAKVVYNLLSVQELKRRLKECHLSKQGSREQLIKRHQEFIHLYNSQCDSLEPKSVKEIAREVEANEKMRNQLQKTRPVMLFSKKQSEKEIDEMHSNYRMQHSSDFSRLIAQVRGRLQSTRQACAKQEVNVEKEEPQSSNSSERNHSVAVKVEDVEDDVGPSARGMELSSSPSFSDVSISRDTVKSSFQKRTSSSSGSTAEMSPATGKRRRKT, from the exons ATGGCCCAACACATCCACGAGGATTTACCAGCTAGCCTTGGGTGTTTAAAA AATGTTGATGCCCTGCTCCGCTGTCCGATTTGCTTTGATTTCCTCAACATCACAATGATGACTAAGTGCTCCCACAATT TTTGCTCCTTGTGCATCAGAAAATTTCTTTCCTACAAGCTGCATTGCCCAATTTGTAACGCA CAAATGACAGAACAGGACTTACGGAACAACCGTCTGTTGGATGACTTGGTCGTTAACTTTCAAGCTGCAAG gCAGCAGTTGTTAAAAGCTAACTTCGAATCTCCCCCAATCTCACCAAAGACCCCAGCTTCAGCTTCCAAATGCAAAACCCCCAGGGAGAAGAGCCAGAATCCCAGCAGCTCCATTTTAAATCACTTCTTCCAAAAGAAGTCCAGAACATCTCCTGGTAAAGACACTCATCAGGATGTGCAGTGCGGACAAGTACAGCGAACACCAAGCCGCAACGCAAAGGTCCAACGTTCTGGAAAATCTCAAATGTCAGTGGTAGTAAAGGAAGAGCCGGTGGATCCGGAGGACCCATCTATCAAGGCTCTGATGTCCGTGAAACAGGAGGACACAGCTCTTCACGCTGCTGCGTTTGAGATGGCACATTCCTCATCACCATCAAACGAAGTAAAGCCTGTAATCAAAG tcgAGTGTCCCGTGTGCTCTGTAAGCATGGTGCAGCACTTAGTCAACAAACATCTGGACACATGTCTTTCCAgtggggaaaagaaggaaagCCTGAGGAG CTCTCAAGGCACCACCATGCGTCCAATGGCAAAGGTGGTGTACAACCTCCTTTCAGTGCAGGAGCTGAAGAGGAGGCTGAAGGAGTGCCATCTGTCAAAGCAGGGTTCTCGGGAGCAGCTGATCAAAAGACACCAAGAATTTATCCACCTGTACAACTCACAGTGTGACTCCCTGGAACCTAAATCAG TTAAAGAGATCGCTAGAGAGGTGGAGGCCAATGAGAAGATGAGAAATCAGCTGCAGAAAACTAGACCC GTCATGCTTTTCTCAAAGAAACAGTCTGAGAAAGAGATTGATGAGATGCATTCAAATTATA GAATGCAGCACAGCAGCGACTTCTCCCGGCTAATTGCACAGGTCCGAGGCCGACTGCAGAGCACCAGACAAGCGTGTGCTAAACAGGAAGTAAATGTGGAGAAAGAAGAACCCCAATCATCAAACTCTTCAG AAAGAAACCATTCTGTAGCGGTGAAGGTCGAAGATGTAGAAGATGATGTGGGTCCGTCTGCAAGAGGAATGGAGTTGTCATCCAGCCCCAGTTTTAGTGACGTGTCCATCAGCAG